The sequence TGATGGACGTCCCGACCGCGGCGACTCTGGCGCCGGGTGGGTTGGGTGCGACGCCTCCCGCTCCGTCGACGCCGGCGGTCGTGTCTTTGGTTGCCAAGGTGACTGCGGCGACCCCTTCAGCGGCCGTGCAGGTCGCGACGGTCGAAACCGCACCGCCGCCAGCGGTGAGTACGCCGGTAACGACGCCCGTGTCTCCGCCGATCGTGACGCCTCCGGCTGCCGCACCGGTGACTCCGCCGAGCGCGCCGGCACCGGTCGCCAGCACGCCGGTGCAGAGCACGCCGGCGCCCGTCACGACGCCGACACCGGCGCCTGCACCCTCGCCGCCTGCCGCGGCACCCGCGCCTGCCGCGAAGCCCGCCGCCAAGACGACGTACAAAGACGGCGTGTACCTCGGCCGCGGCACCTCGCGACATGGGGATATCGAAGCGATGGTCGAGATCCAGAACGGACGCA comes from Gemmatimonas sp. and encodes:
- a CDS encoding FMN-binding protein, producing MSKPRGNNLVALGSAAVLIVYTAGFAKTKSAADRMAAEAAERRPRSALRAGAGAVGARTAAGESGESTVPAMPVVSVMDVPTAATLAPGGLGATPPAPSTPAVVSLVAKVTAATPSAAVQVATVETAPPPAVSTPVTTPVSPPIVTPPAAAPVTPPSAPAPVASTPVQSTPAPVTTPTPAPAPSPPAAAPAPAAKPAAKTTYKDGVYLGRGTSRHGDIEAMVEIQNGRITNAVISQCLTRYSCSWIAVLVPQVVARQSAEVDFVSGATVSSDAFYYAVTQALAQAK